Below is a genomic region from Corvus hawaiiensis isolate bCorHaw1 chromosome 24, bCorHaw1.pri.cur, whole genome shotgun sequence.
aaatcaaaagagaagaaatttagGTTAGGTTagagattaggaagaaatttgaTGGGTTTTGAGGATctggttgcccagggaggttgtggatgccccaaccctggaatTTTATAAAGCCAGGTTGAGCAACCTGGCCcagtgagaggtgtccctgcacatggcagggagttgggactggatgattttaaggtccattccaacacCTTAACATTCTGTTATTCTCAGAAAAAGCAGATAGGTACAGAACAGGTCCTAAATACGAACGTGCTGGTCAGTTACTGTAAAACCTCAGTTCTCCATTTATGAGGATCTGGTCTGTGATGTCAGGTAGAAAATACTCCTGCTTAATGCTGGAGACAGCTGTCACTGGCCAAGTGCTCTGTCCGTGGAGGGATCGGCTGTGAAACACAGAACTGAGGCTTAGGCTCTACTTTAAATCAAGTGCTGGTGACTAAAACAAAGCTTATCCCAGGGATAAAGGCAAGTGGCTCAGCTGTGCTAGAAATGGACTAGCAAAGGCAGCGTAAAGCTGAAATACCAGTTGGCTTTGGTTTCCTCTCTCCTCTAGACAAACTCCAAGCCACTTTGTGCAGGTACCTGCCACGTTCTCTTCCAGTAAAGGGGGAACACCCACGCGGTGTTCCCAGGGGATTCATGAGGAACGCTTTCCACAGGTGCAGCAcaggggctctgctgtgctctgccaggTTCCCCCGGACAAGGCAAATTGTCAGAGCTTTCCCCACGTCCTTCATGGGACGTGACCCCCTCCACACCCATTTGGGGTGTGAATCACCTGAGTGATGAACTCTGGAATTGTAGTTCCCGAGGAGTGCTGAGCCTTGGCAGGCCTGTGCTGGCTGAGGGGGTGGGAGAGGAGTGGAGGGGTCGTTTCCTCTCCCCCAGAGCCTGTTCTGTACCTTCCTGCGGGGTCTGAGCAGTGTCCAGGGCACCCCTAGCATTCAGACAAACACCCACTTTCTCCTGATTTCTCTGTACAACATGTAAAGATACCGACTCCTGTATTGCTGTTTCGTGATTTAATTTGATTTGATTGGCAGCTACgattatttttctgtggttttaatttATCTAAGGTCTCTGCCTCCAGAGGACGTGTACAATTGCCTGGACGACTGTTTGCTTTGTGCGGCCTTAGTGTATTTATTGACATTCGCGCGTgtgcgggggcggccccgcgcccccccgcgCTGTCGGTAGCTGACTGTACACCAGTGTCAAACTGTTAAGCTATTTCTTTGTAAAATAGTCCTGCGGAATgcatagaatttttttcctgtaaagtatttttttaataaacaaaagtCTGATTTTGTCCTTTACCTGCCTGGGCGCTTCTTTCcgctggggtgggggggtggcGCTCGGCGCTCGGCTGGCGCTgcctggggcggggggggtggagggggtggCAGGCGGAGCCAGTCGAGCGCCGGGCGGTTTCCAGGGTAACGGGAGCGGGGTCGCTCCCGGGGTCGGTCCCGGGCTGGGGTCGGTACCGGGGCCGGTCCCGCCGCCCCCCATGGCCTGTCGCGATGCCATTTCATGGTACCAGAAGAAGGTGAGTgcggcgcggcgcgggcgggcgcgggcCCGGCCGtgccctcagcctcctctcctCGCAGATCGGGGCCTACGACCAGCAGATATGGGAGAAGGCCGTGGAGCAGACCCAGATGAAGGTaccggcggcgggggggggggggggagggggggcaggCCCCGCTCCCCTCGCCGCTAACCCGGCTGTGCGTTCCGCCCGGCAGGGCTTCAAGAACAAACCGAAGAAAAAGGGGCACATCCAGCCCGATCTGATCGACGTGGATCTGATCAGCGGTGAGCGGTGTTCGGTCTGTTCGTTCCTCCCTGAGACAGGGATGGTACCGAGAgagcggctggagctgtgccagggagggttaggttgggtatcagggaaaggttcttcccccagagggtgctgggcactgcccaggctccccagggaatgaatgggcacggccccagggctgccagagctccaggagcgtttggacaacgctctcaaggatgcccagggtgggattgttgtgGTGTCTGTGCAaagccaggagttggacttggtgatccctgtgggtctcttccagctcaggatattccatgattctgtagATGCCTCACAGCTTTGTGCAGGGTGGGAGAAGCAGAGCCTACCCTGCTGCCGGGGGAGCCCCTGCTCGTGAGCACTGGGGCAAAAGGAGCACTGAAAacctgagagcagagcaggaggaattCGGTGTGGCTCTGCAGAAGTGGTCGGTGGGAGCAGGGTTgggtgggcagggaagggaagggtcaGAGCCAGAGCTATGAGAGAAGACGAGGAGCTGCTTTAGCTctccctgctggggctgtgtAGCTGTGACTGGTGCCTGAAGCTGGGCTGCTgtcagcccctgctcagccctgtggCAGGTCTGGGGCAGCCCAAAGGGGAACTCCAGCAAGGGAGTTCTTGTGATTCACAGTTAATGATGGCTTGTTTCCCCTTTGATTCCAAGGCTCTACCTTTGCCAAAGCCAAGCCTGAAATTCCCTGGACATCACTGACGCGGAAGGGAATTGTGAGAGTGGTGTTTTTCCCCTTGTTCAGCCAGTGGTGGATACAGGTCACTTCCCAGCGTATTTTTATGTGGCTCTTGGTGCTCTACATTATGCAAGGTGAGTGAACAGGCTGTGCCATAAACCTTCTCCTGCAAGGAATGGGACATCAAAGAATGTATGGATGTGGCTCTTGGGGAAATGGGTTGGGGGTGGacgtggcagtgctgggggagcggttggactcgatggtctcagagggcttttccaagctTAGCGAGTCTATAATCTAGGTTTTGTAGTTGAGGTTTTGTAGTCCATAATCTAAAGCGTGAGGATCTTGTCTGGAACCTACTTAATGTACATTTTAAGGTGTGTGGCACTAGTAAttgcagaaattaaataataatacaataaggcagaacaaaaacaaatagTTGAGACAGAGTCTTAATTTTTGCGTTGGTGCcatttccccctctccagtCGTAGCAGTGGTGCTGTACTTCATGGTGCCTGTTGTGAGTGCCAGTGAAGTGATGGGACCCCTGTGCCTtatgctgctcctggggacagtTCACTGCCAGATCGTGTCCACCCAGGTGAACAGACCTGCAGGGAACAACGGGCTCAGCCGGCGCCGCAGGTGAGCGCCAGCGGGGCCCTTGGTGGGATCACAGCTGGATATGGTGGGGGGGCATTGAGGTTTCCCCCTTTTAGGTTGCTGCAGCAAAGATTCTGTCTGGATTTTGTCTGGTGTACCTTTCCCAGTGATGCCCTGATGTGCTGGGGGTGTAGGCAGAACTTTTTTATTTGGAAGTCAGCATTCTGTTTGCATGACTTCAGAAAAATGACATCCAAAAAGCTGTTCAAATCTCATTCGGATCTTTTAAGAAAAGTAGCTTCTTACACAAATTTAATTCTCCTTGTCTTAAAACTCAGGAAGTTACGCAAATCCGTGGGCGTGGATGGGAACAGTTGGTTGTCTCCTGACAGAACCAGCAAGGAAGAGCAGTCTGGCTCTCCATCTCTGCTGACCAATTTATCCAGTCTGCTCTTCCAGAGGAGGTAGGTGATCCCTGCTGGGTTTGTGCTGCTTGGCGTGACACTGGGAGCAATTTGGCACCTGGAGAATGAAGGCACAGCGTGTGCTGTCACTGACATCCCCACAGCCTGTCAGTCCCTTTTGAATTAAAACTTTCTCGGTAATGTGGGAAGCTGATTCCTCAGGAATATTTAGTATGTCTTTATTAGATCATATAAAATTAGATTGTATAAGATTAGATCATGTGAAACCAAGCGTTAGATGAGCTGTAGCATGTGGTGGAGTTTATTTATCAGATAAGTGACCTTGTTTGAGTGAGTGCTCAGattatatttctcttttacCTGATTTCCAAAAGCAGTTGTGGCTTCTGGTTCGGATCTTGGCATCTTCCTTCTCTAAAAGCAACtcaagggaaaggaggggagattGTATGGGATaatatttcattgttttctcctgttttcccaGGTGAATTTCCTGGTGAGTTTCCAGCTCACAGTGCTTTCTCTTCACGAGGACTTTCTGTCTtctgaattgctttttttttttttttttttttaaataaaaataatgaaaaaattcccCTTGGTTTAGAAGTTTTAAGACACTATTAGAGTTACAAAAGAAGTGTCGAGTGAAGGTGAAGCAGATATAAATATCTTTAACAGACTCAGCACACAAAGCCCGTCAGCCAAAGACAATTATTTATCCCTTGGGTATCTTGTTTGATGCTGCACCTATGTGACAAGGGAAGACCAGGATGTTTTACCCCCAAGAGTTTTTCCCTGACATAAAAGCACttaattgtattttctctcctaGGAATAGAAGAGTAAGGCTGGTAGCTGAGAAAGGGACCGAGACAGAAAGTGGTGTGAATGCTGTGGGTGATGGCATCAAACCCAGACAGGCCAGATCTGAACACAGGCTGCTGCACTCCAAAGAGAAAAGTAAACTTTCTGATGGGGAGAAGAGCCATCAGGTAGTGCCAGGGGAGATCCCTTTGAAATCACCGTTTCAGTGTATTCTCTGTGTGCCCAGAAGTGTGTTGGTATTTAACTGTATGGTTTATCTAACACAAGATACTCCCTCCTTCTGCTGATCTTTGCCTGCATTAGGGAATCTAAAAACCCCTTTCTGCCTCTCACTGAGCAGCTGAAAAGGTGCTGGTACTTTGCTGTCAGCATCTTTTCATAATCACAGAATAGAAtcccagaacagtttgggttggaaggaatcttaaagctcatctcattctaccccctgccatgggcagggacaccttccactatcccaggttgctccaagccctctCCGTCCTGACCAAGTATGGTCAAACACTGACAGTGCTGGAAATGTCTGTTTTACCAAAGTGCTCGTTTAATTGTGGAGATTTCTAATCACAAGGTGTTCAGTTAAGGGGGAGTGCTGATAATGACTAAATAAATTGgccattttcaaaagcaattctgtaaaatattttgtcttgcaAGACTGAGACATCCcttggggagagagaaagagctaAAGCATCATGAACTCTGTTGGAAGCTTTGAAACATAAAGATTTGGGGAATTACTCTTGAGTCTCCTCTGGGTCAGTGGTATGTTAATTCCACATGAAGGACTTGGAATAGATCCTGTGTGGAATTCTGTTGTACTGTgctgtcccagctcctctctgtgAAGGTGTTTGGAGAGGGGCAGAGCTCAGTGTAGGGGCATAGCTCAGGATTTTGGGTCTGTTACCCCCCAGCTTGTAGATACATCTCTTCTGGGCTTGAGACTGCTGGTAAGGcacagccaagagctgctgctgcctcctcctcttcctgcctttGCCTCAGTTCCAACTCCACCCACCCAAAATTCCCTCTCATTACCTCTGGGGCAAGACAGGAGCCGGGGGAAGGAGTTAAAATCTGTGAAGTCTCTGTGATGCCGAGAGAATTCTGAGTGTTCTGTGGGGAGCatgggctggctctgcaggcagtgagggctgtgctgggggcagctctgcctctgaGCCTTTGATGGGACTCAGGCTGGTCCTCTGTGGGGGCTTTGGCCATGCCTTTGTAGGATGATGGCACCAACAGGGACGGTGTTTCTGACGAGCTGTCGAGCGAGGAGGATGCCGAGGCCGTGGCACAAAGGATCCTGTTACGCCACAGCATGGAAGGGGCTTCCAGTGACAACAGCTatgaggagaagaagaagaggcCTCTGGTTTCTCTGAACCAGGCTGTCTCACAGGTACCCAGGTGGGATTTGTGCTGTTTTCCACGCCTTGTTTTGCTATGGATAATGAGGTGGTTTTCCTTTGGTCTTGGCAGGTCAAGCAAGTCCTGAAAGGTGCCAGAGACTCTGACAGTGTTGTGGAGTCTGAACTGGAATCCACATTATACAGGCAGGTATGGTCATAAAGTCAGGAGAAGGAGCTTTCCCAGGCTGTTCACAGAATCAGAAAATTGGTTGGgctagaagggaccttaaagttcatcttgttccaacccccctccATCAGAACAGAACGTTATGAAATGATTGTCAGAATCAGAATTGATTCAGATTGTTGACGATCAGAATCCTCAGGTGCAAGGTGTGACCTCCTTCCTTCTTGCTCCTTGGCAGCTTTGTAAACTTTCACAATGTTCACAGTCCTGATTGTGCTGCTTTAttaaacaaaccccaaacaacaaacaaacaaataactGTTGGCAGCAAAGGACAGTCCAAGCTGCCTCTAATTGCTCCTGTGGAATTGCTGCAATTGCTCTTGTGGTTGGGAGGCAGTGCTGTGCTTGCAGCTTTTAAGCTAATACATTTTGACTTTAAAATCACAGACTACCCTGAGTttgaagggacccacaaggatcaagtCCAGTTCCTGTAATCAAAGAATAAATCCATTCTGTGAGACATACTCAGTCCCTTCATTACTTCGGTTTTTGCCCCTGCCACTCCCTctacctgaaaataaaatataaataaaatatgtgaaTATCAAGTTACAAGTATGAAAACATAAATTAATACAAAATGCAAATGTAATATTAAAACAGATTGTGCAAAAGGCataaaaaaggacatttttgtATTAGAATGAGTAcatcaatttttattttgtaggtTGGGAATGGAGGTGGGGAACTAATGGGGTCTGTATGAGTTCTGGTGTAGAAATGCTTTTTCCCCAAACATTGTCTTAAACCATTTCCACCATGTGGGTACAACTGGGAGCACTCAAATCCCTGGGAAGCtgtggggaaagaggaggaagaagaagaggaagaggagttGCTTTTACAAACCGTGCGTGGGGCTGTGCCGTGTGAACTTTGCTGTTCTTGCAGGACCCCAGGTCGTGCCTGAGCGTGGGGCCCCGGAGCTGCAGCGTGAGCCGGCGGGACTCGGAGAGCACCCGGCAGGACTCGGAGACCGAGGACATGCTGTGGGACGATCTCCTGCACGGCCCCGAGTGCCGCTCCTCCGGCACCAGCGACAGCGAGGAGCGCTCCGCCAGGGACTCCCGCCGCGACCTGAAGGAAGACGTCTTCCAGCAGGTTGGTGATTTCcatccaggagctgggaatgcttccccttcttccccctgtcTTCCCAAATGTAAATGGCACGTGGGGATGCTGTTGGTATAAGGTGAGCAACCTGCATGAAGCCAAATCACATGGAAATCTGGAATGCTGTAAACCATATCAATGATTCAATGATCAAGTCCATCCCTCCCCTCTGCACCACTGCTTATCCCAAAACAAAGTATTTCACCCAAAATGGAATTCCCCCCTCAATCCAAATGCATTCTAGGCAAAGGCATTACTTACAGCAGGACAGAAAGAGCTGACCCATGTTTTGcactcctctctctcttctagAACCATCTGTTTTGGCTGCAGAACACAAGCCCAGCATCTGCCAAAGTGAGTGCTCTGATCTGGGAAGGGAATGACTGCAAGAAGGTGGACATGTCCGTGCTGGAGATCAGTGGGATTATCATGAGCAGGGTAAGGGGGCTGTGTGGCATTGCAACCTCTCCCTCACACTTTAGATAACGGCCACCAAACCCCTGGAAACAGCTACACATGCAAATATTAGGGGCAGTATGAAACtggtccctccccagctgcaaaGACAGTTGTCCCTCATGTTCTTACTGAAAAGTTGCCTAACCCTCAATGTAGGAGGTCTGTTGAAGACTGACAAGTGCTGATTATTGCTGATTGTCTCTGCAGGGTGCTGAAGGTGGGGGTTTGATAATTTGGcttgatttttggggggtttggacTGAAATGGGTGGACGTATTTTAGGCTCTGTCCTGTGAAGGGAAGGGGAACTGACTGCTTGCCCGAATTGATGCTATCACAGCAATAGGCCTTTTCCTTGAGGCAAATCCCAGGTAATCGTCCCATTTGTTATTCCTGCTTGCCAGGTTAATGCCCACCAGCAAGGAGTGGGGTATCAAATGCTGGGAAACATCATCACCATCGGATTGGCCTTCCTGCCGTTCCTCTACAGACTGTTCCGCACGGAtaacctggagcagctctgctccattTCTCTGATGGAGCTTCTGCACATCTTCTGTGGAGCCCCTGCCAGCACCCCTGTGCTCATCCTGTCTGCCATCAACTTCCTGGAAAGGCTGTGCTTGACTTGGATGTTTTTCTTCATGATGTGTGTTGCTGAGAGAACCTACAAACAGGTGAGTGTAAAGGTACTGGTGCCTTTCAGGAGCCtgggaagcagaaataaaaatgggatGATGACttcaaagctcatctcattccagcccttGCCAAGGTCAGGGAGGGGAGTCTGGGAAGGCTTTTATTGATCAGTCACAAATTATACCTGTCAATACCATTCCTGGCACCCCTGTTCTCCCCCTTACCTGTTCCCAAAGTCTTACTCTGCCCCCTTTctgttgcccagagcagctgtggctgccccatccgtggaagtgttcaaggctaggacagggcttagagcaacctgggagagtggaaggtgtccctgcccatgacaagGGCTGGAaaaagatgagctttaaggtcccccCCAATACAAACCAGCCTGGAATTCTATGAAAACAACTGCTGCCAGAGAGATTGAGCACCCAGGTCTGCTTCCCCAGTGACCATTTTTGCCAGGGTATTAAGCACTCTGTTCTGTTTTACACTAATTTATGGTTCTGTTTTTAACTTGCAGAGGTTTTTGTTTGCCAAGCTCTTCAGCCACATTACATCTGCTCGGAAAGCCAGGAAATATGAAATCCCTCACTTCAGGCTCAAAAAGGTGGAGAACATCAAGATCTGGTTATCCCTTCGCTCCTATCTGAAGGTGAGTTCTGATCTAGGATTTGGTTATTGCAGAGGGTGTGATGGTGGCAGCTGTCACAGTCTGTGGTGAGTTTTGGCTGCAcaccccagctcagccctgacCCCCTGTCCTTGTTTCTGCAGAGACGAGGCCCCCAGAGGTCTGTGGATGTTGTTGTGTCCTCAGTCTTTTTACTGGCTCTTTCAATTGCTTTTAtctgctgtgcccaggtgagaTTTTAACCTTTGTGGTTTATAAAGTAAGGGAAACCCTCCCAAGTGCTGGAGGCTTTTCTTTCACCAGCCTACAAAAAGCTTGAACTGGAGCTGTTTGAGCCCAGAGTAATGTAGAGAGTGTTGCATTTTTTAAGAGTTTTATCACTTTTAGTTGGAAAAAGAGGTTCATTCTGTGCTTGCAGAGCAAGGTCTGGGGTTTTACAATCATTAGGAAAATTTCAGGACATGGCCATTTGGGCATAAAGGAGAGGAGACTCTGCCCAAGGACCCCAGGTGTTCACAGGATATTTATTCCAGAGGGCTGATTGCAGCATCCTCTGTAACCACCATGTGGAAAAGCAGGTCAAGAACTATTACTGGAACCTTTTAACCCTTCACTAAACCTGGTACAGGCAGCAGTGCCAATGCTGGAGCTGTTTTCTTGGTCAGTGGTGTGTTCAGGCAGGTTCTTGATCCCCCTGAAGGGGCAGCTGTGGTAGCAGAGGCTGGTGGTTTGTAGATACTGTCACTGCTGTGACTGTTCTTGTAAGCCACAGGTGTCcagagggaggaaggacaaTCCCAATCCTGCTGTGTGAGTCCATACTGGGAAAGGCAAGAGCAGCTTAGCCCTTCTGAGGCTGCCAGTGGGACAAGGAAAGGCACTTCATTGCCTATTAGTTGGacaggggaaggggagaggaggaacaAGGCTCCTTTGctgagcaaaaggaaaaaatacccaaTTCCAAGCTAAAGCCAGGTTAGAAATGAGACCTTTCACTGTAACCCCATCACAGGAATGATTTACACTGCATGGGAAGAGCTGTCAGGGGCTGTAGAGCACAcggggctgggcagaggaggagcaggggcagtGCTTGTGCACTTGTCCCAAGAACAGGCACCTTGGCATTAACATTtggtgctttgttttttctccataCAGGTTCTTAAGGGTCACAAAACCTTTCTGAGTGCAGCTTATAACTGGGAGTTCCTGATGTGGGAGGCAGCACTGCTCCTCTTTCTGCTACGTCTGGCATCTCTGGGCTCTGAGACCAACAAGAAATACAGCAACATTTCCATCCTGCTCACTGAGCAGGTAGCTCCATTTAGCTTGTTCTCccctgggctttgtggtttgtttggaaATAATGATTGTATTTCAAACCAGCTTAAATACTGGaatcaaactttaaaacttGGGAATCAACCCTTGTGTTGGCCAGAGGGCAACAAAGCACTGGTCAACATGGGGGGGATGAGCTGGTCCTGTTGGGACAGACTCAAACTCCAAAGTTCTAGCTGATTTTGGTCTCTGGGTTAATGTGTGTTAGCCAAaacaattggaaaaaaatatgttatcAGTGCTATATTCACTGCTTCAGGAGTGACAGCAGACTGCAAAAATGGCTCCAATTTCCCTTAGTAAGGAATCAGTTGGGGGCTGGTACTGGAATATCAACCCCTGGCCTGTGGTGTCTGTCACAGATAAACTTGTACCTGAAGATGGAGAAGAAGCCGAACAAGAAGGAGCAGCTGTCTCTGGTGAACAATGTGCTGAAACTGTCCACAAAGCTGCTGAAGGTAAGGTGCTCTGCCTGAATGGCTGGATTTTATGGAATCAGTGACTTCTGGCAATGCCATGTGGCCCTGCCCTTCCCATGGCCCTTGAAGTTAGTGCTCACAAGGGGGGGTTTCCgtgctcctgcagctgtgaCAGGAGAGGGAGCAGTACAAGGCCAGTGTGGGTAATTAGTGCTGTGAACTTTTGATGAGCAGTGGTTTAACTCagtgggaggagaggctggtgTGAACACAGCATCTCATGACTGCTCCAGTCTCATTTTCCATCAGCAGCTCTGATGCTGGAgctcactgccagcagcagggagagactTGGGA
It encodes:
- the PHTF1 gene encoding protein PHTF1, which codes for MACRDAISWYQKKIGAYDQQIWEKAVEQTQMKGFKNKPKKKGHIQPDLIDVDLISGSTFAKAKPEIPWTSLTRKGIVRVVFFPLFSQWWIQVTSQRIFMWLLVLYIMQVVAVVLYFMVPVVSASEVMGPLCLMLLLGTVHCQIVSTQVNRPAGNNGLSRRRRKLRKSVGVDGNSWLSPDRTSKEEQSGSPSLLTNLSSLLFQRRNRRVRLVAEKGTETESGVNAVGDGIKPRQARSEHRLLHSKEKSKLSDGEKSHQDDGTNRDGVSDELSSEEDAEAVAQRILLRHSMEGASSDNSYEEKKKRPLVSLNQAVSQVKQVLKGARDSDSVVESELESTLYRQDPRSCLSVGPRSCSVSRRDSESTRQDSETEDMLWDDLLHGPECRSSGTSDSEERSARDSRRDLKEDVFQQNHLFWLQNTSPASAKVSALIWEGNDCKKVDMSVLEISGIIMSRVNAHQQGVGYQMLGNIITIGLAFLPFLYRLFRTDNLEQLCSISLMELLHIFCGAPASTPVLILSAINFLERLCLTWMFFFMMCVAERTYKQRFLFAKLFSHITSARKARKYEIPHFRLKKVENIKIWLSLRSYLKRRGPQRSVDVVVSSVFLLALSIAFICCAQVLKGHKTFLSAAYNWEFLMWEAALLLFLLRLASLGSETNKKYSNISILLTEQINLYLKMEKKPNKKEQLSLVNNVLKLSTKLLKELDSPFRLYGLTMNPLIYNITRVVILSAVSGVISDLLGFNIRLWKIKP